A single region of the Patescibacteria group bacterium genome encodes:
- a CDS encoding PAS domain-containing sensor histidine kinase — protein sequence MNRKFKLAAIFTIGLVMLIAACLFWMFNVGNELNEYAGEELLANNELVVAATDAELFTGLPVVEGQNSNYDKLQQHYMKLVGVMQKEYGIRNIYAMKVVDGEIKFIVDSSMPTDPSRHEPGTIYERPPQALLDTIRYGTPQLYGPYTDEFGSFYSAFASQYDKSGQIVAFIATDIEINAFKKLYSNDLDEVRTISIILLGLYPLIFFVIERLLSARRLRRTGELNELHRAEEREKLLMNIGEGVVAFNESGKILFANKFAVDSVCRNEAECLGQDYRIHWMIVDQKGVALPEEHQPLAVFGPGVLSEHKSSSHAGHDHPYLKRPDGAVFPVEISIVKTDLETGELVALMVFRDITERVKFEDALVESEKKYRVLFENSEDAMMLLTPEKFVDCNNATLKIFGYKTREEFLGKHPGDVSPPHQADGRESHIAANEKIATALKEGHNFFNWIHQRADGTDFFANVLLTPMRHEGMDVLQATVRDITQEVKIDQMKTDFINIAVHQLKTPLTALKWAVEMLSEASSARKPEETQAINDIADVTRGLTELVKSLLNITRIESGRLTIDPKPTDLAALAVGVIRENTAAAAKKKQHIAFTSEDGLPVISVDPLLIREVYKNLLTNAIKYSPLGAQIEVRLEKKGEELISLIKDNGYGIPLSDQKRIYDKFFRASNIVGKSEEGTGLGLYFAKQIVEVSGGRIWLESTEDVGTTFYFSLPLVGSKARSGMVRLS from the coding sequence ATGAATAGAAAATTCAAGCTGGCAGCAATCTTTACGATAGGACTGGTCATGTTGATCGCGGCCTGTCTTTTTTGGATGTTCAACGTCGGAAATGAGCTGAATGAATACGCCGGAGAGGAGCTTCTGGCTAATAACGAATTGGTCGTAGCCGCTACTGATGCCGAACTTTTTACCGGTCTGCCGGTCGTCGAGGGTCAGAATTCCAACTACGACAAGTTGCAACAGCATTACATGAAGCTGGTTGGCGTGATGCAGAAAGAGTATGGGATTCGGAACATCTATGCCATGAAAGTGGTCGATGGCGAAATCAAATTCATTGTTGATTCTTCGATGCCCACTGATCCGTCTCGTCACGAGCCTGGAACCATCTATGAGCGGCCTCCTCAGGCCTTGTTAGACACCATCCGCTACGGCACACCGCAGCTTTACGGCCCGTATACCGACGAATTCGGATCGTTCTATTCCGCTTTCGCGTCGCAGTACGACAAGAGTGGCCAGATCGTCGCTTTTATAGCCACTGACATCGAGATCAACGCGTTCAAGAAATTATATAGCAACGATTTGGATGAGGTCCGGACAATCAGCATTATTCTACTGGGGCTGTATCCGCTGATTTTTTTCGTGATCGAACGCTTGTTGTCGGCCAGGAGGCTGCGACGCACCGGTGAACTCAATGAATTGCACCGGGCCGAAGAACGCGAAAAATTACTCATGAACATCGGCGAAGGAGTGGTCGCTTTCAACGAATCGGGCAAGATCCTCTTCGCCAATAAATTCGCGGTCGATTCGGTCTGTCGGAATGAGGCCGAATGTCTCGGTCAGGATTACCGCATCCATTGGATGATCGTTGACCAGAAAGGCGTCGCCTTGCCGGAGGAGCATCAGCCACTCGCGGTATTCGGGCCCGGTGTGCTATCCGAACACAAGTCGTCCTCGCATGCCGGACATGACCACCCTTATCTCAAGCGGCCGGACGGAGCGGTATTTCCGGTCGAAATATCGATCGTTAAAACGGACCTGGAGACTGGCGAACTTGTCGCTCTCATGGTCTTCCGTGATATCACCGAGCGCGTGAAATTCGAGGATGCCTTGGTCGAGAGCGAGAAAAAATATCGCGTCCTGTTCGAGAATTCCGAGGATGCCATGATGCTGCTGACGCCGGAGAAATTCGTTGATTGCAACAACGCCACCCTGAAGATCTTCGGCTACAAGACCCGGGAGGAATTCCTCGGTAAACATCCAGGCGACGTTTCGCCGCCTCATCAGGCCGATGGCCGCGAATCCCACATCGCCGCCAATGAGAAGATCGCGACGGCGCTCAAAGAGGGGCACAACTTTTTCAACTGGATCCACCAGCGAGCCGACGGCACTGATTTTTTCGCCAACGTGCTGTTGACGCCTATGCGCCATGAGGGCATGGACGTCTTGCAGGCGACGGTTCGCGATATCACGCAGGAGGTGAAGATCGACCAGATGAAGACGGACTTCATCAATATCGCCGTCCACCAGCTGAAGACGCCACTCACGGCTTTGAAATGGGCGGTGGAAATGCTGAGCGAAGCGTCGTCTGCGCGGAAGCCGGAGGAAACGCAGGCAATCAACGATATCGCCGACGTGACCCGGGGGCTGACCGAGCTCGTGAAGTCACTGCTGAACATTACGCGCATCGAATCCGGGCGGCTGACGATCGATCCCAAACCCACTGATCTGGCCGCGCTGGCCGTGGGCGTGATCAGGGAAAATACTGCGGCGGCTGCGAAAAAGAAGCAACATATCGCTTTCACATCCGAGGATGGTTTGCCGGTCATCAGCGTCGATCCGCTGTTGATTCGGGAGGTCTATAAGAATCTGTTGACGAACGCGATCAAATATTCGCCGCTGGGCGCGCAAATAGAAGTGCGGCTGGAGAAAAAAGGCGAAGAACTGATTTCGCTGATCAAGGATAATGGCTACGGCATTCCGTTGAGCGATCAAAAACGCATCTACGACAAATTTTTCCGTGCGAGTAACATCGTCGGCAAGTCCGAGGAGGGGACTGGTCTTGGATTATATTTCGCCAAACAGATCGTCGAGGTCTCCGGCGGCCGCATCTGGTTAGAATCCACCGAGGATGTGGGCACGACTTTCTACTTCAGTCTGCCGCTCGTCGGCAGCAAAGCTCGGTCAGGCATGGTGCGCCTCAGTTGA